One Epinephelus lanceolatus isolate andai-2023 chromosome 10, ASM4190304v1, whole genome shotgun sequence genomic region harbors:
- the snap91a gene encoding clathrin coat assembly protein AP180 isoform X6: MSGQTLTDRIAAAQYSLTGSDVARAVCKATTHEQTAPKKKHLEFLIQATQETNVNVPQMADTLMERAGNASWVVVFKALITTHHLMVHGNERFLQFLASRNTLFNLSNFLDKTGSHGYDMSTFIRRYSRYLNEKAFAYRQMAFDFGRVKKGAEGVMRTMSVEKLLKGMPTLQSQIDALLDFEVHAPELNNGVINACFLLLFKDLIKLYACYNDGIINLLEKFFQMKRSQCKDGLEIYKRFLTRMTRVSEFFKIAEQVGIDKNDIPELTQAPESLLESLETHLNTLEGKKPSPTKQDATANNSSPAAAAAPAKPAPPAHAGGPPARPGPPAKPPPPSITPTAPAPATTTTSNALDDGFLLDLDPMSSSARGATAPSTMTGWGDLLAEATPAATDEASEALLAEGGSAAADAGDAAAAAPAAPAAKAAAAAAPAAAAAAPAPASLPVSAPASSADMDLFGDAFAPSPGDGPAAVAAGPAADAFGGSDPFATTEGSGDIAPELDLFAMMPTDTGATAITPPTSSEAPTIVAPIAAPTAPTPSSTTTTTTIDTTTTESAAAPTLDIFGDLPAVSRGPSPLPEPAPVGDIVTDTFQSPAPAAAPAPAPAPAPAPAAAAAAAAAAAPATAAPAAAPAPEASSPPKAEPAPVIDLLDSFASPVEEKQSSAPGGPGDDLLGGLMSPTLAPTAAPALAPALAPAPASAPAQNDLLESGFDALGSLTAPTPPVPAAAPIVPTVPEPATTTPAPSGGFDASMFDGLGDLLMPAITPQSTGGSTAGSTAGSMGTPVAAGSIAAAPPATPPPSKTVGGDLDSSLANLIGDLGVKKKDPQSEKKLTGGANWMPHVAPTSWATPGAPMAGAAPGAPGAPVAAMVPPMSTQPGFGIPPAGGPGAPMMQPLMGQPMMGQPMMRPPFTGVAGAAPGAAAPGAPLPTGPASQSPKKPKDPLAELDLKDFL; the protein is encoded by the exons TCCTGATCCAGGCCACCCAGGAGACCAATGTGAACGTCCCCCAGATGGCCGACACGCTGATGGAGAGGGCTGGCAACGCCAGCTGGGTGGTGGTTTTCAAAGCCCTGATCACCACACACCACCTCATGGTGCATGGCAACGAG AGATTCCTGCAGTTCCTGGCATCTAGGAACACCTTGTTCAACCTCAGCAACTTCCTGGACAAAACTGGCTCCCACG GCTACGACATGTCCACGTTCATCAGACGCTACAGCCGTTATCTCAACGAGAAGGCCTTCGCCTACAGACAGATGGCTTTTGACTTTGGCCGGGTCAAGAAAGG GGCTGAGGGAGTGATGAGGACCATGTCAGTAGAGAAGCTGTTGAAAGGGATGCCCACCCTGCAGAGCCAGATCGATGCACTGCTGGATTTTGAA GTGCACGCACCGGAACTGAACAATGGGGTGATAAATGCCTGCTTTCTCCTACTCTTCAAAGATCTGATCAAGTTATATGCCTGCTACAACGACGGCATCATTAACCTGCTAG AAAAGTTTTTCCAGATGAAGAGAAGCCAGTGTAAAGACGGACTGGAGATCTACAAAAGATTCCTGACACGAATGACTCGGGTTTCAGAATTCTTCAAAATTGCTGAG CAAGTGGGAATAGACAAAAATGACATACCTGAACTCACTCAG GCCCCCGAAAGTCTTCTGGAGTCCCTGGAGACTCACCTTAACACGCTGGAGGGAAAGAAGCC GTCGCCCACTAAG CAGGATGCAACAGCCAACAACAGCTCGCCGGCTGCTGCCGCTGCACCGGCCAAGCCTGCGCCTCCCGCTCATGCCGGCGGGCCCCCTGCCCGCCCCGGGCCGCCTGCCAAACCTCCTCCACCCTCTATAACCCCAACTGCACCAGCCCCCGCCACTACCACTACCAGCAA TGCTCTTGATGATGGCTTCTTGTTGGACCTAGACCCCATGTCCTCATCAGCAAGGGGAGCTACAGCCCCCTCCACCATGACTGGATGGGGAG ATCTCTTGGCTGAGG CAACTCCGGCTGCCACTGATGAAGCCTCTGAAGCTCTCCTAGCAGAGGGAGGGTCTGCTGCCGCTGATGCTGGTGATGCAGCGGCTGCTGCCCCTGCAGCTCCCGCAGCCaaagccgctgctgctgctgctcccgctgcagctgcagccgCACCGGCGCCCGCCTCGCTGCCTGTCTCAGCTCCCGCCTCTTCCGCAGACATGGACCTATTTGGAG ATGCGTTTGCACCTTCCCCAGGAGACGGTCCTGCTGCCGTGGCTGCGGGCCCCGCTGCTGATGCATTTGGTGGATCTG ACCCCTTCGCTACGACAGAGGGGAGTGGGGACATTGCTCCAGAGCTGGACCTGTTCGCTATGATGCCCACCGACACGGGGGCCACCGCCATTACCCCTCCCACCTCTAGTGAGGCGCCGACCATCGTTGCCCCCATCGCTGCCCCCACTGCCCCCACCCCTTCTTCCACTACCACCACAACCACCATCGACACCACCACCACAGAGTCTGCAGCCGCTCCGACTCTAGATATCTTTGGTG ACCTTCCTGCTGTTTCACGCGGGCCATCTCCTTTGCCCGAGCCGGCTCCGGTTGGAGACATCGTGACCG ACACATTTCAGTCTCCagctccagctgcagctccagccccagctccagctccagctccggctcctgctgctgctgctgctgctgctgctgcagcagctcctgcCACTGCcgctcctgctgcagctcccgCCCCAGAGGCCTCCTCTCCACCCAAAGCAGAGCCGGCACCTGTCATTGACCTACTGG ACTCCTTTGCCAGTCCTGTGGAGGAGAAGCAGAGCTCTGCTCCTGGAGGGCCTGGAGATGATCTGCTGGGAG GCCTGATGTCGCCCACCCTGGCTCCCACAGCTGCCCCTGCTCTAGCTCCAGCCTTGGCTCCAGCTCCAGCCTCGGCCCCGGCCCAGAACGACCTCCTGGAATCTGGTTTTGATGCTCTAGGCTCCCTTACTGCTCCAACACCACCTGTACCTGCTGCAGCACCAATAGTCCCAACTGTGCCAGAACCTGCAACCACCACACCAGCACcctctggtggctttgatgctTCAA TGTTTGATGGATTAGGCGACTTGCTGATGCCCGCCATAACGCCCCAGAGCACCGGGGGCAGCACAGCTGGAAGCACAGCAGGAAGCATGGGAACTCCTGTCGCAGCGGGAAGCATCgcagccgctccccccgccacACCACCCCCCTCTAAAACCGTCGGAGGAGACCTGGACTCATCTCTGGCCAACCTGATTGGAG ACCTTGGAGTAAAGAAAAA GGACCCACAGAGTGAGAAGAAGCTGACAGGAGGCGCCAACTGGATGCCACATGTAGCCCCCACAAGCTGGGCTACACCGGGAGCCCCCATG GCTGGTGCCGCCCCTGGAGCACCTGGGGCACCTGTAGCAGCCATGGTGCCACCGATGAGCACACAGCCCGGCTTTGGCATA CCTCCTGCAGGAGGACCCGGAGCTCCCATGATGCAACCCTTAATGGGGCAGCCTATGATGGGACAGCCCATGATGAGACCTCCCTTCACAGGGGTGGCTGGAGCTGCACCCGGAGCCGCTGCACCAGGAGCACCG CTTCCTACAGGACCTGCGAGCCAGAGCCCCAAGAAACCCAAGGACCCTTTGGCAGAACTCGACCTCAAAGACTTCTTATAA
- the snap91a gene encoding clathrin coat assembly protein AP180 isoform X8, whose translation MSGQTLTDRIAAAQYSLTGSDVARAVCKATTHEQTAPKKKHLEFLIQATQETNVNVPQMADTLMERAGNASWVVVFKALITTHHLMVHGNERFLQFLASRNTLFNLSNFLDKTGSHGYDMSTFIRRYSRYLNEKAFAYRQMAFDFGRVKKGAEGVMRTMSVEKLLKGMPTLQSQIDALLDFEVHAPELNNGVINACFLLLFKDLIKLYACYNDGIINLLEKFFQMKRSQCKDGLEIYKRFLTRMTRVSEFFKIAEQVGIDKNDIPELTQAPESLLESLETHLNTLEGKKPSPTKQDATANNSSPAAAAAPAKPAPPAHAGGPPARPGPPAKPPPPSITPTAPAPATTTTSNALDDGFLLDLDPMSSSARGATAPSTMTGWGDLLAEATPAATDEASEALLAEGGSAAADAGDAAAAAPAAPAAKAAAAAAPAAAAAAPAPASLPVSAPASSADMDLFGDAFAPSPGDGPAAVAAGPAADAFGGSDPFATTEGSGDIAPELDLFAMMPTDTGATAITPPTSSEAPTIVAPIAAPTAPTPSSTTTTTTIDTTTTESAAAPTLDIFGDLPAVSRGPSPLPEPAPVGDIVTDTFQSPAPAAAPAPAPAPAPAPAAAAAAAAAAAPATAAPAAAPAPEASSPPKAEPAPVIDLLDSFASPVEEKQSSAPGGPGDDLLGGLMSPTLAPTAAPALAPALAPAPASAPAQNDLLESGFDALGSLTAPTPPVPAAAPIVPTVPEPATTTPAPSGGFDASSDLLMPAITPQSTGGSTAGSTAGSMGTPVAAGSIAAAPPATPPPSKTVGGDLDSSLANLIGDLGVKKKDPQSEKKLTGGANWMPHVAPTSWATPGAPMAGAAPGAPGAPVAAMVPPMSTQPGFGIPPAGGPGAPMMQPLMGQPMMGQPMMRPPFTGVAGAAPGAAAPGAPLPTGPASQSPKKPKDPLAELDLKDFL comes from the exons TCCTGATCCAGGCCACCCAGGAGACCAATGTGAACGTCCCCCAGATGGCCGACACGCTGATGGAGAGGGCTGGCAACGCCAGCTGGGTGGTGGTTTTCAAAGCCCTGATCACCACACACCACCTCATGGTGCATGGCAACGAG AGATTCCTGCAGTTCCTGGCATCTAGGAACACCTTGTTCAACCTCAGCAACTTCCTGGACAAAACTGGCTCCCACG GCTACGACATGTCCACGTTCATCAGACGCTACAGCCGTTATCTCAACGAGAAGGCCTTCGCCTACAGACAGATGGCTTTTGACTTTGGCCGGGTCAAGAAAGG GGCTGAGGGAGTGATGAGGACCATGTCAGTAGAGAAGCTGTTGAAAGGGATGCCCACCCTGCAGAGCCAGATCGATGCACTGCTGGATTTTGAA GTGCACGCACCGGAACTGAACAATGGGGTGATAAATGCCTGCTTTCTCCTACTCTTCAAAGATCTGATCAAGTTATATGCCTGCTACAACGACGGCATCATTAACCTGCTAG AAAAGTTTTTCCAGATGAAGAGAAGCCAGTGTAAAGACGGACTGGAGATCTACAAAAGATTCCTGACACGAATGACTCGGGTTTCAGAATTCTTCAAAATTGCTGAG CAAGTGGGAATAGACAAAAATGACATACCTGAACTCACTCAG GCCCCCGAAAGTCTTCTGGAGTCCCTGGAGACTCACCTTAACACGCTGGAGGGAAAGAAGCC GTCGCCCACTAAG CAGGATGCAACAGCCAACAACAGCTCGCCGGCTGCTGCCGCTGCACCGGCCAAGCCTGCGCCTCCCGCTCATGCCGGCGGGCCCCCTGCCCGCCCCGGGCCGCCTGCCAAACCTCCTCCACCCTCTATAACCCCAACTGCACCAGCCCCCGCCACTACCACTACCAGCAA TGCTCTTGATGATGGCTTCTTGTTGGACCTAGACCCCATGTCCTCATCAGCAAGGGGAGCTACAGCCCCCTCCACCATGACTGGATGGGGAG ATCTCTTGGCTGAGG CAACTCCGGCTGCCACTGATGAAGCCTCTGAAGCTCTCCTAGCAGAGGGAGGGTCTGCTGCCGCTGATGCTGGTGATGCAGCGGCTGCTGCCCCTGCAGCTCCCGCAGCCaaagccgctgctgctgctgctcccgctgcagctgcagccgCACCGGCGCCCGCCTCGCTGCCTGTCTCAGCTCCCGCCTCTTCCGCAGACATGGACCTATTTGGAG ATGCGTTTGCACCTTCCCCAGGAGACGGTCCTGCTGCCGTGGCTGCGGGCCCCGCTGCTGATGCATTTGGTGGATCTG ACCCCTTCGCTACGACAGAGGGGAGTGGGGACATTGCTCCAGAGCTGGACCTGTTCGCTATGATGCCCACCGACACGGGGGCCACCGCCATTACCCCTCCCACCTCTAGTGAGGCGCCGACCATCGTTGCCCCCATCGCTGCCCCCACTGCCCCCACCCCTTCTTCCACTACCACCACAACCACCATCGACACCACCACCACAGAGTCTGCAGCCGCTCCGACTCTAGATATCTTTGGTG ACCTTCCTGCTGTTTCACGCGGGCCATCTCCTTTGCCCGAGCCGGCTCCGGTTGGAGACATCGTGACCG ACACATTTCAGTCTCCagctccagctgcagctccagccccagctccagctccagctccggctcctgctgctgctgctgctgctgctgctgcagcagctcctgcCACTGCcgctcctgctgcagctcccgCCCCAGAGGCCTCCTCTCCACCCAAAGCAGAGCCGGCACCTGTCATTGACCTACTGG ACTCCTTTGCCAGTCCTGTGGAGGAGAAGCAGAGCTCTGCTCCTGGAGGGCCTGGAGATGATCTGCTGGGAG GCCTGATGTCGCCCACCCTGGCTCCCACAGCTGCCCCTGCTCTAGCTCCAGCCTTGGCTCCAGCTCCAGCCTCGGCCCCGGCCCAGAACGACCTCCTGGAATCTGGTTTTGATGCTCTAGGCTCCCTTACTGCTCCAACACCACCTGTACCTGCTGCAGCACCAATAGTCCCAACTGTGCCAGAACCTGCAACCACCACACCAGCACcctctggtggctttgatgctTCAA GCGACTTGCTGATGCCCGCCATAACGCCCCAGAGCACCGGGGGCAGCACAGCTGGAAGCACAGCAGGAAGCATGGGAACTCCTGTCGCAGCGGGAAGCATCgcagccgctccccccgccacACCACCCCCCTCTAAAACCGTCGGAGGAGACCTGGACTCATCTCTGGCCAACCTGATTGGAG ACCTTGGAGTAAAGAAAAA GGACCCACAGAGTGAGAAGAAGCTGACAGGAGGCGCCAACTGGATGCCACATGTAGCCCCCACAAGCTGGGCTACACCGGGAGCCCCCATG GCTGGTGCCGCCCCTGGAGCACCTGGGGCACCTGTAGCAGCCATGGTGCCACCGATGAGCACACAGCCCGGCTTTGGCATA CCTCCTGCAGGAGGACCCGGAGCTCCCATGATGCAACCCTTAATGGGGCAGCCTATGATGGGACAGCCCATGATGAGACCTCCCTTCACAGGGGTGGCTGGAGCTGCACCCGGAGCCGCTGCACCAGGAGCACCG CTTCCTACAGGACCTGCGAGCCAGAGCCCCAAGAAACCCAAGGACCCTTTGGCAGAACTCGACCTCAAAGACTTCTTATAA
- the snap91a gene encoding clathrin coat assembly protein AP180 isoform X11 has translation MSGQTLTDRIAAAQYSLTGSDVARAVCKATTHEQTAPKKKHLEFLIQATQETNVNVPQMADTLMERAGNASWVVVFKALITTHHLMVHGNERFLQFLASRNTLFNLSNFLDKTGSHGYDMSTFIRRYSRYLNEKAFAYRQMAFDFGRVKKGAEGVMRTMSVEKLLKGMPTLQSQIDALLDFEVHAPELNNGVINACFLLLFKDLIKLYACYNDGIINLLEKFFQMKRSQCKDGLEIYKRFLTRMTRVSEFFKIAEQVGIDKNDIPELTQAPESLLESLETHLNTLEGKKPSPTKQDATANNSSPAAAAAPAKPAPPAHAGGPPARPGPPAKPPPPSITPTAPAPATTTTSNALDDGFLLDLDPMSSSARGATAPSTMTGWGDLLAEATPAATDEASEALLAEGGSAAADAGDAAAAAPAAPAAKAAAAAAPAAAAAAPAPASLPVSAPASSADMDLFGGDGPAAVAAGPAADAFGGSDPFATTEGSGDIAPELDLFAMMPTDTGATAITPPTSSEAPTIVAPIAAPTAPTPSSTTTTTTIDTTTTESAAAPTLDIFGDTFQSPAPAAAPAPAPAPAPAPAAAAAAAAAAAPATAAPAAAPAPEASSPPKAEPAPVIDLLDSFASPVEEKQSSAPGGPGDDLLGGLMSPTLAPTAAPALAPALAPAPASAPAQNDLLESGFDALGSLTAPTPPVPAAAPIVPTVPEPATTTPAPSGGFDASMFDGLGDLLMPAITPQSTGGSTAGSTAGSMGTPVAAGSIAAAPPATPPPSKTVGGDLDSSLANLIGDLGVKKKDPQSEKKLTGGANWMPHVAPTSWATPGAPMAGAAPGAPGAPVAAMVPPMSTQPGFGIPPAGGPGAPMMQPLMGQPMMGQPMMRPPFTGVAGAAPGAAAPGAPLPTGPASQSPKKPKDPLAELDLKDFL, from the exons TCCTGATCCAGGCCACCCAGGAGACCAATGTGAACGTCCCCCAGATGGCCGACACGCTGATGGAGAGGGCTGGCAACGCCAGCTGGGTGGTGGTTTTCAAAGCCCTGATCACCACACACCACCTCATGGTGCATGGCAACGAG AGATTCCTGCAGTTCCTGGCATCTAGGAACACCTTGTTCAACCTCAGCAACTTCCTGGACAAAACTGGCTCCCACG GCTACGACATGTCCACGTTCATCAGACGCTACAGCCGTTATCTCAACGAGAAGGCCTTCGCCTACAGACAGATGGCTTTTGACTTTGGCCGGGTCAAGAAAGG GGCTGAGGGAGTGATGAGGACCATGTCAGTAGAGAAGCTGTTGAAAGGGATGCCCACCCTGCAGAGCCAGATCGATGCACTGCTGGATTTTGAA GTGCACGCACCGGAACTGAACAATGGGGTGATAAATGCCTGCTTTCTCCTACTCTTCAAAGATCTGATCAAGTTATATGCCTGCTACAACGACGGCATCATTAACCTGCTAG AAAAGTTTTTCCAGATGAAGAGAAGCCAGTGTAAAGACGGACTGGAGATCTACAAAAGATTCCTGACACGAATGACTCGGGTTTCAGAATTCTTCAAAATTGCTGAG CAAGTGGGAATAGACAAAAATGACATACCTGAACTCACTCAG GCCCCCGAAAGTCTTCTGGAGTCCCTGGAGACTCACCTTAACACGCTGGAGGGAAAGAAGCC GTCGCCCACTAAG CAGGATGCAACAGCCAACAACAGCTCGCCGGCTGCTGCCGCTGCACCGGCCAAGCCTGCGCCTCCCGCTCATGCCGGCGGGCCCCCTGCCCGCCCCGGGCCGCCTGCCAAACCTCCTCCACCCTCTATAACCCCAACTGCACCAGCCCCCGCCACTACCACTACCAGCAA TGCTCTTGATGATGGCTTCTTGTTGGACCTAGACCCCATGTCCTCATCAGCAAGGGGAGCTACAGCCCCCTCCACCATGACTGGATGGGGAG ATCTCTTGGCTGAGG CAACTCCGGCTGCCACTGATGAAGCCTCTGAAGCTCTCCTAGCAGAGGGAGGGTCTGCTGCCGCTGATGCTGGTGATGCAGCGGCTGCTGCCCCTGCAGCTCCCGCAGCCaaagccgctgctgctgctgctcccgctgcagctgcagccgCACCGGCGCCCGCCTCGCTGCCTGTCTCAGCTCCCGCCTCTTCCGCAGACATGGACCTATTTGGAG GAGACGGTCCTGCTGCCGTGGCTGCGGGCCCCGCTGCTGATGCATTTGGTGGATCTG ACCCCTTCGCTACGACAGAGGGGAGTGGGGACATTGCTCCAGAGCTGGACCTGTTCGCTATGATGCCCACCGACACGGGGGCCACCGCCATTACCCCTCCCACCTCTAGTGAGGCGCCGACCATCGTTGCCCCCATCGCTGCCCCCACTGCCCCCACCCCTTCTTCCACTACCACCACAACCACCATCGACACCACCACCACAGAGTCTGCAGCCGCTCCGACTCTAGATATCTTTGGTG ACACATTTCAGTCTCCagctccagctgcagctccagccccagctccagctccagctccggctcctgctgctgctgctgctgctgctgctgcagcagctcctgcCACTGCcgctcctgctgcagctcccgCCCCAGAGGCCTCCTCTCCACCCAAAGCAGAGCCGGCACCTGTCATTGACCTACTGG ACTCCTTTGCCAGTCCTGTGGAGGAGAAGCAGAGCTCTGCTCCTGGAGGGCCTGGAGATGATCTGCTGGGAG GCCTGATGTCGCCCACCCTGGCTCCCACAGCTGCCCCTGCTCTAGCTCCAGCCTTGGCTCCAGCTCCAGCCTCGGCCCCGGCCCAGAACGACCTCCTGGAATCTGGTTTTGATGCTCTAGGCTCCCTTACTGCTCCAACACCACCTGTACCTGCTGCAGCACCAATAGTCCCAACTGTGCCAGAACCTGCAACCACCACACCAGCACcctctggtggctttgatgctTCAA TGTTTGATGGATTAGGCGACTTGCTGATGCCCGCCATAACGCCCCAGAGCACCGGGGGCAGCACAGCTGGAAGCACAGCAGGAAGCATGGGAACTCCTGTCGCAGCGGGAAGCATCgcagccgctccccccgccacACCACCCCCCTCTAAAACCGTCGGAGGAGACCTGGACTCATCTCTGGCCAACCTGATTGGAG ACCTTGGAGTAAAGAAAAA GGACCCACAGAGTGAGAAGAAGCTGACAGGAGGCGCCAACTGGATGCCACATGTAGCCCCCACAAGCTGGGCTACACCGGGAGCCCCCATG GCTGGTGCCGCCCCTGGAGCACCTGGGGCACCTGTAGCAGCCATGGTGCCACCGATGAGCACACAGCCCGGCTTTGGCATA CCTCCTGCAGGAGGACCCGGAGCTCCCATGATGCAACCCTTAATGGGGCAGCCTATGATGGGACAGCCCATGATGAGACCTCCCTTCACAGGGGTGGCTGGAGCTGCACCCGGAGCCGCTGCACCAGGAGCACCG CTTCCTACAGGACCTGCGAGCCAGAGCCCCAAGAAACCCAAGGACCCTTTGGCAGAACTCGACCTCAAAGACTTCTTATAA
- the snap91a gene encoding clathrin coat assembly protein AP180 isoform X3 has protein sequence MSGQTLTDRIAAAQYSLTGSDVARAVCKATTHEQTAPKKKHLEFLIQATQETNVNVPQMADTLMERAGNASWVVVFKALITTHHLMVHGNERFLQFLASRNTLFNLSNFLDKTGSHGYDMSTFIRRYSRYLNEKAFAYRQMAFDFGRVKKGAEGVMRTMSVEKLLKGMPTLQSQIDALLDFEVHAPELNNGVINACFLLLFKDLIKLYACYNDGIINLLEKFFQMKRSQCKDGLEIYKRFLTRMTRVSEFFKIAEQVGIDKNDIPELTQAPESLLESLETHLNTLEGKKPSPTKQDATANNSSPAAAAAPAKPAPPAHAGGPPARPGPPAKPPPPSITPTAPAPATTTTSNALDDGFLLDLDPMSSSARGATAPSTMTGWGDLLAEATPAATDEASEALLAEGGSAAADAGDAAAAAPAAPAAKAAAAAAPAAAAAAPAPASLPVSAPASSADMDLFGGDGPAAVAAGPAADAFGGSDPFATTEGSGDIAPELDLFAMMPTDTGATAITPPTSSEAPTIVAPIAAPTAPTPSSTTTTTTIDTTTTESAAAPTLDIFGDMFDSMPEQSPTTESKAATTPSVDLFGSDLPAVSRGPSPLPEPAPVGDIVTDTFQSPAPAAAPAPAPAPAPAPAAAAAAAAAAAPATAAPAAAPAPEASSPPKAEPAPVIDLLDSFASPVEEKQSSAPGGPGDDLLGGLMSPTLAPTAAPALAPALAPAPASAPAQNDLLESGFDALGSLTAPTPPVPAAAPIVPTVPEPATTTPAPSGGFDASMFDGLGDLLMPAITPQSTGGSTAGSTAGSMGTPVAAGSIAAAPPATPPPSKTVGGDLDSSLANLIGDLGVKKKDPQSEKKLTGGANWMPHVAPTSWATPGAPMAGAAPGAPGAPVAAMVPPMSTQPGFGIPPAGGPGAPMMQPLMGQPMMGQPMMRPPFTGVAGAAPGAAAPGAPLPTGPASQSPKKPKDPLAELDLKDFL, from the exons TCCTGATCCAGGCCACCCAGGAGACCAATGTGAACGTCCCCCAGATGGCCGACACGCTGATGGAGAGGGCTGGCAACGCCAGCTGGGTGGTGGTTTTCAAAGCCCTGATCACCACACACCACCTCATGGTGCATGGCAACGAG AGATTCCTGCAGTTCCTGGCATCTAGGAACACCTTGTTCAACCTCAGCAACTTCCTGGACAAAACTGGCTCCCACG GCTACGACATGTCCACGTTCATCAGACGCTACAGCCGTTATCTCAACGAGAAGGCCTTCGCCTACAGACAGATGGCTTTTGACTTTGGCCGGGTCAAGAAAGG GGCTGAGGGAGTGATGAGGACCATGTCAGTAGAGAAGCTGTTGAAAGGGATGCCCACCCTGCAGAGCCAGATCGATGCACTGCTGGATTTTGAA GTGCACGCACCGGAACTGAACAATGGGGTGATAAATGCCTGCTTTCTCCTACTCTTCAAAGATCTGATCAAGTTATATGCCTGCTACAACGACGGCATCATTAACCTGCTAG AAAAGTTTTTCCAGATGAAGAGAAGCCAGTGTAAAGACGGACTGGAGATCTACAAAAGATTCCTGACACGAATGACTCGGGTTTCAGAATTCTTCAAAATTGCTGAG CAAGTGGGAATAGACAAAAATGACATACCTGAACTCACTCAG GCCCCCGAAAGTCTTCTGGAGTCCCTGGAGACTCACCTTAACACGCTGGAGGGAAAGAAGCC GTCGCCCACTAAG CAGGATGCAACAGCCAACAACAGCTCGCCGGCTGCTGCCGCTGCACCGGCCAAGCCTGCGCCTCCCGCTCATGCCGGCGGGCCCCCTGCCCGCCCCGGGCCGCCTGCCAAACCTCCTCCACCCTCTATAACCCCAACTGCACCAGCCCCCGCCACTACCACTACCAGCAA TGCTCTTGATGATGGCTTCTTGTTGGACCTAGACCCCATGTCCTCATCAGCAAGGGGAGCTACAGCCCCCTCCACCATGACTGGATGGGGAG ATCTCTTGGCTGAGG CAACTCCGGCTGCCACTGATGAAGCCTCTGAAGCTCTCCTAGCAGAGGGAGGGTCTGCTGCCGCTGATGCTGGTGATGCAGCGGCTGCTGCCCCTGCAGCTCCCGCAGCCaaagccgctgctgctgctgctcccgctgcagctgcagccgCACCGGCGCCCGCCTCGCTGCCTGTCTCAGCTCCCGCCTCTTCCGCAGACATGGACCTATTTGGAG GAGACGGTCCTGCTGCCGTGGCTGCGGGCCCCGCTGCTGATGCATTTGGTGGATCTG ACCCCTTCGCTACGACAGAGGGGAGTGGGGACATTGCTCCAGAGCTGGACCTGTTCGCTATGATGCCCACCGACACGGGGGCCACCGCCATTACCCCTCCCACCTCTAGTGAGGCGCCGACCATCGTTGCCCCCATCGCTGCCCCCACTGCCCCCACCCCTTCTTCCACTACCACCACAACCACCATCGACACCACCACCACAGAGTCTGCAGCCGCTCCGACTCTAGATATCTTTGGTG ATATGTTTGATTCTATGCCTGAGCAAAGCCCTACCACAGAATCCAAAGCTGCTACCACTCCTAGCGTAGACCTTTTTGGTTCAG ACCTTCCTGCTGTTTCACGCGGGCCATCTCCTTTGCCCGAGCCGGCTCCGGTTGGAGACATCGTGACCG ACACATTTCAGTCTCCagctccagctgcagctccagccccagctccagctccagctccggctcctgctgctgctgctgctgctgctgctgcagcagctcctgcCACTGCcgctcctgctgcagctcccgCCCCAGAGGCCTCCTCTCCACCCAAAGCAGAGCCGGCACCTGTCATTGACCTACTGG ACTCCTTTGCCAGTCCTGTGGAGGAGAAGCAGAGCTCTGCTCCTGGAGGGCCTGGAGATGATCTGCTGGGAG GCCTGATGTCGCCCACCCTGGCTCCCACAGCTGCCCCTGCTCTAGCTCCAGCCTTGGCTCCAGCTCCAGCCTCGGCCCCGGCCCAGAACGACCTCCTGGAATCTGGTTTTGATGCTCTAGGCTCCCTTACTGCTCCAACACCACCTGTACCTGCTGCAGCACCAATAGTCCCAACTGTGCCAGAACCTGCAACCACCACACCAGCACcctctggtggctttgatgctTCAA TGTTTGATGGATTAGGCGACTTGCTGATGCCCGCCATAACGCCCCAGAGCACCGGGGGCAGCACAGCTGGAAGCACAGCAGGAAGCATGGGAACTCCTGTCGCAGCGGGAAGCATCgcagccgctccccccgccacACCACCCCCCTCTAAAACCGTCGGAGGAGACCTGGACTCATCTCTGGCCAACCTGATTGGAG ACCTTGGAGTAAAGAAAAA GGACCCACAGAGTGAGAAGAAGCTGACAGGAGGCGCCAACTGGATGCCACATGTAGCCCCCACAAGCTGGGCTACACCGGGAGCCCCCATG GCTGGTGCCGCCCCTGGAGCACCTGGGGCACCTGTAGCAGCCATGGTGCCACCGATGAGCACACAGCCCGGCTTTGGCATA CCTCCTGCAGGAGGACCCGGAGCTCCCATGATGCAACCCTTAATGGGGCAGCCTATGATGGGACAGCCCATGATGAGACCTCCCTTCACAGGGGTGGCTGGAGCTGCACCCGGAGCCGCTGCACCAGGAGCACCG CTTCCTACAGGACCTGCGAGCCAGAGCCCCAAGAAACCCAAGGACCCTTTGGCAGAACTCGACCTCAAAGACTTCTTATAA